TTGAGTTAACATATAATATTCATATTGATTTGTAATTTCTGGTGATGTTTTCAGCTTTTCTAAAACCAACATTAAGAGCGAAGAACGCTCTGAAAGTCGCTGGAGCATCGGGCGGAAGATTCACTTGGTTTGttattcttttatatttaaCTGAACTTAAGAAAACTTGTTTGTCAAGATATCTTTAGGGCTTTTTCTCTAACAATAGTTTTATTTGTGTTACATAATGAAAAAGCTTTGAGAGGAACTGGCTGAGGAGAGATCTGAACGTGGTGGGGTTCGGGCTTGTCGGGTGGCTAGCTCCGTCTAGCATTCCGGCGATAAACGGGAAGAGCTTGACGGGTCTCTTCTTTGAGAGCATAGGAACTGAGCTCGCTCACTTCCCAACACCTCCAGCTCTCACTTCTCAGTTCTGGTTGTGGCTGATCACTTGGCACTTGGGCCTCTTCATATGCCTCACCTTCGGACAAATCGGATTTAAGGGCAGGACTGAAGATTACTTCAAGAAATAAATCATTCCCTCTTGTTCCATCTGTACTTATTatcttactctctctctctcttggttcTGTGTATTAGTATGACTCAGAATGAAGCTTGCTTTCGTTTCCTATATTTGATGTTTCATTCAGTGCCGACCAGTGTTTACAAAACCGGTTCGATCACCGGGTTCAACCATGATGTTAttcttaataaaattattaaactcaGATGAACCTTATTGGACCATATTGAACCATATTGAACCATGACCAAAAACTTATCAGGTTCGGTATTAAAAACATTGATGTCGACAAAAGTGTTTCTTGATGATCTTGATTCTAAATTTAAAAGAGTTAGATGAATGGCTGAAAGTAGAGTAATAAAGGTGAAAAAGTATGTTCAAGAGTTAAAAACAAGGGAGCAATGCAAAGTTATCTTTTATAACTGCCTGTTCGAGGTTCTGACAAGACTTTGTTCAACTGTATCAAAGAGAACTAAACTACGTTTTAACTACACATTCTACACCAAACCGCCACTGTTCCCACTGCCCAACCCTGCTCAGCTTCATTGTTGATGTGCATTTTGTAAAGCTCGGGTCACCATGTCGATGAATTCGTTCTCCTGTTCAGAAACAACTCGTTAGGTTTGGGAATTAGCTCAAAGTCAAGTGAATGTTTTAAAAGAAGAACAAACCTGAACTAGCTTCAAAAGGGCTTCTTTGACTTTGTCTCTGTTGATAACCGGGACACTGTGTGAAGGAGCGAGTGAGGGTGGTGGAGTTGGTGGCGGGAAAGGCTGGAGCATCGGGGTACCATGCTGGCGCTGATGGTGAGAGGCATCATTAAAGTTCAGAGGAGGCGCAGTGGGCGTAGATGAACCAGGAACAAGGAGTGGTTGTGTCATCGTCCGTGGGGGCGCAAAGAACGAGGACGGCGTCACCAGATCCGTGTGAACGTTGGAGTTGTTGCTGCTGATAAGATCAGGGTTGTTCTCAAAGTGAGACATAATAGGAGAGGAGGATTGCAGAGGTGCAGGAGGCGCAATGGTGGGTTGATGAGGTTGTAGAGGAGTTGCTGATGATTGATATGGTGGTCCACTTGCAGACCCGTTACCAAGAGTCATCGCTGACTGCAGTCAAGCCAACAACATAATGAGGAAGGTGATAGTGTGAGTGTGTATCAAAAGCTTTAGAGACTTACGCTGAAGAAGTTGACAAAAGCAGGATCATTAGGGGCATCCCTAGCAGTTGAAGATGGTTCAAGAGGACTATCCAGAGCCGCCATTGTAGGCACAGCTTCCAATTCCCTAAACTCGCTACAGTTCATAGAAAAATTAAACTCAATTTAACATATAAGCAAATCTACCAGTTGAAACATGTAGATTATCTAGCTTCCTTCCACATCCTAAAAAACAACTATTGGTGCAGTTTCTAAGTCTAAAGATGAAGATCTTTACCTTTTCGAAGATGACGTATTTGGCTTCTGGTTTGCCTTGGAATATGCGCTAAGTAATCTACCCATGCCAAAGGAACCATCAGGCCAAGACATAATGAATATAGAAATAAACACAAGGAAGGCTAAGTATATGTATAAGGAAGTACCTGTCGAAAAGACGTGCAACCTCCTCACATTCACGTTCATTGTAGAACCAAATGCCATTTACTTCTTGAGATGCGTTACGGTAAAGCAAATATGGACCTTGGACTTCATACTCAAAATCTCCCAGGAGATCTTCCACCAGATTATCTGCCCACGCAAAATTTAACAATTCACTGATAACTCCaaaaaaatcaagattcttaGAGTTTCCAGATAAGCaaaatataaaaccaatttCACTAACGATCTAAAAATTTCCCTAACCATATCCCTTAGCTTTAGACGAACTAAAACACTGACAAAAACAAACTTCAATGTTACAGAGCACTAATTGCTATAACAAATCCGAAACTAACCAAATCAATGAGAAAGCAACTAATCAAAGACAGagacattaagaaaaaaagaaacagcaaCTTGATGCTTCTCTAGCTGACCTGTGTTCCGGCGATTCATTACAATAAACTGAAACCGAGGTTGCTGTTTAtttctgaaacaaaacaaaaaccagaCTTTAGATGATTAAAGTCAACATCACACATAGCTGAAAACTTAAAGTACTCACCTTTTGACAACAAACAAAGACCCTTCAACATCCTTACGACtctgattaaaaacaaaacacagaACAGTCAGTAACAAAGCAAAACATAATACGATGAATGATTGCAACTTACCCATTGACTGATCTCAATGTTGAATTCATATAAGGTGACATGAGCTGCTGTGATAAGGATCTCCTCGATGAAAGGATCGATTCGCTGGAGAACTGTGAGATTGAGGAGCCTCGTACTGTTCTGATCCATATTTGGTGGGATCAGCTTCCCGTTCTGAGACATCTTTCTAAGTTCAGATCAGATGTGGTGAAATCTCGCGATCCGATTTGAATTGACCTaatcggaagaagaagaagaaccctaGAATTGTGATTTACGCAAGGTGAGATTTGGGGATTGGAGACGATAACGTAATCCACGTTTGGGCTTGGGCCCTGTCGTTAAAGGCCCAAAGACATCTTTGGTATGTTTTCCCATCATGAAGAAATATCCACTTGAGTTGATTTGAACTTGGGTAAAAAtctcagcaaaaaaaaaaacaaacaaacaaacaatgttTAATTCCTTTTAGGAATCCTTTTGATATTCCAGCttaatatttcttaattttatgttttcactTTCACGTCACCACTCACATTCTTCGGTATTTTTTTGGTGGATTTGCAAAATGATTTAGTTCTATATTGTCTTTCTgcttttatagtcatgatcatcaatactattaaaagaaaaaaaagacttaaaaatctacttaaaaaaaattgttgcaccatttcatttttagtccaacatataacatataaacaaatattataatagCTTTTATTATAACAACGAAATAAGATTCTAACGAATCTTATCAAGATCTTTCTCTAATAGTTTAGGTGATATATTAATTCTCTAATTGTTAGATATTTGTTCATTATTTAGAAAATCTGTGTGACATATCTgatctattaaaaatatgtcTCTCTAGATATTACGGTTACCAAATAACATTTGAAAAGAGATTTTGTATATATGTCGATATGTAACATTGCATTCAAATATATAGGTTACTTTCGTGGTTTTCAAATGAATCAGTCCAAATCTTATAGTTTTCTAGACTCCCTAATAATATAATTGTAcaatattaattatactatattttcttatatcacACATTAGTACAttagatatatatttacttatcccATGCAGTAATATAGTACTCATTTTCAAACTGTACTATAAATCAATTTTCACTGTTTGACTTCTTTAAAATGTTGGTTaggtaatttaaaatatagaaataatagCCAATCAAAAAACTTTAAGTTCTaaactaatatttaattttttagatttttactaaactatccTAGATTTTTTCaatcctaataataataataatagtagaAAAGAGAGTACGCTTAGGCATTCGATCTTCAGGTCAGATACAGATTGGTTTCTTTCGAACATGGGTGTTTTGGATCCTAGACATTTGGACCTA
The window above is part of the Brassica napus cultivar Da-Ae chromosome C8, Da-Ae, whole genome shotgun sequence genome. Proteins encoded here:
- the LOC106377037 gene encoding photosystem I subunit O, with translation MAATFGTPSTVIGLGGSSVSPIKAKALSSSFLKPTLRAKNALKVAGASGGRFTCFERNWLRRDLNVVGFGLVGWLAPSSIPAINGKSLTGLFFESIGTELAHFPTPPALTSQFWLWLITWHLGLFICLTFGQIGFKGRTEDYFKK
- the LOC106377036 gene encoding mRNA-decapping enzyme-like protein, with translation MSQNGKLIPPNMDQNSTRLLNLTVLQRIDPFIEEILITAAHVTLYEFNIEISQWSRKDVEGSLFVVKRNKQQPRFQFIVMNRRNTDNLVEDLLGDFEYEVQGPYLLYRNASQEVNGIWFYNERECEEVARLFDRLLSAYSKANQKPNTSSSKSEFRELEAVPTMAALDSPLEPSSTARDAPNDPAFVNFFSSAMTLGNGSASGPPYQSSATPLQPHQPTIAPPAPLQSSSPIMSHFENNPDLISSNNSNVHTDLVTPSSFFAPPRTMTQPLLVPGSSTPTAPPLNFNDASHHQRQHGTPMLQPFPPPTPPPSLAPSHSVPVINRDKVKEALLKLVQENEFIDMVTRALQNAHQQ